The following coding sequences are from one Salvia hispanica cultivar TCC Black 2014 chromosome 3, UniMelb_Shisp_WGS_1.0, whole genome shotgun sequence window:
- the LOC125216466 gene encoding uncharacterized protein LOC125216466 isoform X2: MPPEPLPWDRRDFRKHDRSASAVAGGLGRGGIHKWRDQHQQQPHRNHHAPPPYHQQQQQRWYSDFRSLGQSKQGGWSMYSGDPGQGVAPFSSRFDRNLENERSQTFSTRGNGRYYKNNRGSFTRKEWKGPSWEAAVPHNSTGETITEVNNPRSIEYIQPCHNSSSRSDRVSHAPLDSISVSDQSLTESLVKEKVDNITDETTGKGQESEKENCLGPVELEPLKWSQVGSTCINHSTSSKSLGQDSIEVLTEVQLKNAIPSKSLTVDVSCDRSNSPTQSEDTGSRKKRRLGWGEGLAKYEKKKVDGPEDGTTKSESSISVVSTESPQSQSVNLVEKSARVERLLECASPATPSSVACSYSPDVLEEKSAKEANMDCDASNVSCSPSTASLSHYAGSPINLQNLELESITNLSSLINELLQPNDPCSAEYGDTQRISMDKLLVWKVDVLKALEITESEIESLETELKSSISHPAGPRTSVGEQQSKPCELLDTASRYGVGHAVSKDVDTDSPGSATSKFVDVPAIFSPEKEEFSEDSRNVDVDKSCNLDTKCLKNVSNSPESHGYVSSNVLTRNTIREDRDVGNIWGAILSSNRDASSRALEEINKLLPKQCRFDGSVDSFFSSLPSNSSAVKERFLKRKQFLQFKEKVLVLKFKVFQHFWKEGQVVSIKTLRGKTRKKFDPSRNGHKRHRSRVSSYAGGFQTVPADEVIDYVNNLLSQLAFKPNRNTLKMPALILDKNVKMSRFITNNGLVEDPFTVEKERSIINPWATEERVIFIKKLAAYGKDFRKIASFLDHKTVADCIEFYYKNHKSKWFEEARKNSGFIKQRKSQTTNYLVGSGKRRNREFNAASLDMLGAASEIVANIDKGMDVRQKGVSRSSLGGASSSCAPPRVVDHLLKGSDSKDMDNNDMETEAADVLAGICGSLSPETTSSSITSSVDLGDGYKDTSCPRISPSVKWPLTPEVTEDVDSECSDESCGEMNSTDWSDEEKSIFIRAVSSHGKDFRMVSHCVRTKSANQCKVFFSKARKSLGLDMVQLGSGAASGDVDGGGSDIEDDCNMGTYLGTSNNSSEYETKETSPPPRMKSDHESEIVDMAPEVKTFEGNQGQCPLDSTTGELVLENSALVARGDDKPVKDVQYPQTTAVALNMESRRGAKEEVPDWPNEAEKGALVKVSNGNGHETCWKKFELSHTSVDTHSSTQTCKKFNTPKEANVGMCSAEKSSVSSLPQNGRLASVASTSIFSVPIKYSDTPNRNALLPVEANGNDGTHLSSYSLGSSQILQGYPLSLQTMKGTKRDVSSARHGEHSNSDWHTDFSLQKCKEARKNDLSFPPPERVRDRSTPPQSSCSSAGDNNPPRKGDVKLFGKILSSSLQKPVERAGESSSSQNQRLKLISEQKDSAQSKFDCNGYAPPEKMPARRFTLWDGNRIQTTPVPPMLDSARLLAKYPSAFSNFMPSSLHGPVDGTSVFQRREMCSSIGVKQVQDDTLAEMQRRNTLNAAAGTSSGVGIAGQGRMMFGGEYPNLTDPVAAIKMHYARMQGGNIVFDTDGRWINSRDVGR, translated from the exons ATGCCTCCGGAGCCATTGCCTTGGGATCGAAGGGATTTTCGGAAGCACGACAGATCCGCCTCTGCCGTCGCCGGAGGATTGGGCCGCGGCGGGATTCACAAATGGAGGGACCAGCACCAGCAGCAGCCGCACCGCAACCACCACGCTCCGCCTCCATATcatcagcagcagcagcagcggtGGTATTCTGATTTCCGCTCCCTTG GTCAGAGCAAGCAGGGTGGTTGGTCTATGTATTCTGGTGATCCTGGCCAAGGCGTTGCGCCTTTTAGTTCACGGTTTGATAGAAATTTGGAAAATGAACGTAGCCAAACCTTTAGCACCCGTGGTAATGGAAGGTATTATAAGAATAATAGGGGTTCCTTTACCCGGAAAGAGTGGAAAGGCCCCTCTTGGGAAGCTGCTGTACCACATAATTCAACTGGAGAAACTATCACTGAAGTAAACAACCCGAGGTCCATAGAATACATCCAACCATGCCACAATAGCAGCAGCAGAAGCGACAGGGTCTCTCATGCCCCGCTTGATTCTATAAGTGTATCAGATCAATCCCTAACTGAATCTCTCGTGAAGGAGAAAGTGGATAACATTACTGATGAGACGACTGGTAAAGGTCAAGAATCTGAAAAAGAGAACTGCTTGGGGCCAGTAGAGTTGGAACCTCTAAAGTGGAGCCAGGTGGGCAGTACATGTATCAATCATTCTACCAGCTCAAAGAGTCTAGGGCAGGATTCTATTGAGGTTCTGACTGAAGTGCAGCTGAAGAATGCAATTCCCAGCAAGTCTCTTACTGTAGATGTTTCTTGTGATAGATCAAATAGTCCCACCCAATCTGAAGATACTGGATCTAGGAAAAAAAGGCGCCTTGGTTGGGGTGAGGGACTGGCAAAGTATGAGAAGAAGAAAGTCGATGGCCCTGAAGATGGTACTACCAAAAGCGAATCCTCTATTAGTGTCGTTAGTACAGAATCACCTCAGTCTCAATCCGTCAACCTGGTTGAGAAGAGTGCAAGAGTTGAAAGATTGTTGGAGTGTGCCTCACCTGCTACTCCATCTTCGGTTGCTTGTAGTTATTCACCAG ATGTTCTCGAAGAAAAATCTGCCAAGGAGGCAAATATGGATTGTGATGCTAGTAATGTAAGCTGTTCTCCCAGTACTGCATCCCTGTCACACTATGCTGGTTCACCTattaacttacaaaatttGGAGCTTGAATCTATTACGAATTTGAGCTCTTTGATAAATGAATTACTACAGCCCAATGATCCATGTTCTGCAGAATATGGTGATACTCAAAGGATATCCATGGATAAGTTGTTGGTATGGAAGGTAGATGTATTGAAAGCACTTGAAATTACAGAATCTGAGATTGAGTCACTTGAAACGGAACTGAAGTCATCAATATCTCACCCAGCCGGTCCCAGGACATCGGTAGGAGAGCAGCAATCAAAACCTTGTGAATTGCTAGATACTGCTTCCAGATATGGTGTTGGGCATGCTGTGTCCAAAGATGTGGATACGGATAGCCCAGGCAGTGCTACGTCGAAATTTGTGGATGTGCCTGCCATCTTTTCACCtgagaaagaagaattttCAGAAGATTCTAGAAATGTGGATGTGGACAAATCTTGCAACTTGGATACGAAATGTTTGAAGAATGTTTCCAATTCTCCCGAAAGCCATGGGTATGTCAGTAGTAATGTACTTACTAGGAATACTATTCGTGAGGATCGCGACGTGGGCAATATTTGGGGCGCAATACTCTCTTCCAATAGGGATGCTTCCAGCAGAGCTTTGGAGGAGATAAATAAGTTACTGCCCAAACAGTGCCGTTTTGATGGTTCTGTTGattctttcttctcttctttgcCAAGCAATTCCTCTGCAGTTAAGGAAAGATTTCTAAAGAGGAAGCAATTTCTCCAGTTCAAGGAGAAGGTTTTGGTCCTCAAGTTTAAGGTATTTCAACATTTCTGGAAGGAAGGCCAAGTAGTTTCTATCAAGACACTTCGAGGGAAAACTCGGAAGAAGTTTGATCCAAGTCGAAATGGCCATAAAAGACATCGTTCTCGAGTTTCTTCTTATG CTGGAGGTTTTCAAACAGTTCCTGCCGATGAAGTGATCGACTACGTGAACAATTTGCTTTCACAGTTGGCATTCAAACCCAATAGGAATACTCTGAAGATGCCAGCTTTAATTTTGGACAAGAACGTGAAGATGTCAAGGTTTATCACAAACAATGGTCTTGTCGAAGATCCTTTTACTGTTGAAAAAGAAAGGTCTATCATTAACCCGTGGGCAACtgaagagagagtaatttttatcaaaaagcTTGCTGCCTACGGGAAGGATTTCAGGAAGATAGCATCTTTTCTGGATCATAAAACCGTGGCAGATTGCATCGAGTTCTATTACAAAAATCACAAGTCAAAATGGTTTGAGGAAGCTAGAAAGAATTCCGGCTTCATCAAGCAAAGAAAATCCCAAACAACAAATTACCTTGTTGGTTCGGGGAAAAGAAGGAATCGTGAGTTCAATGCTGCTTCTCTTGATATGTTGGGTGCAGCTTCTGAGATTGTGGCTAACATTGATAAGGGCATGGATGTCCGGCAGAAAGGCGTATCAAGATCCTCTCTTGGTGGTGCATCTAGTTCTTGCGCCCCCCCTAGGGTCGTTGATCATCTGTTGAAGGGGTCTGACAGTAAGGATATGGACAACAATGATATGGAGACAGAAGCTGCTGATGTGTTAGCTGGCATTTGTGGCTCCTTATCGCCTGAGACTACGAGTTCTTCCATCACAAGTTCTGTTGACCTTGGTGACGGTTACAAAGATACGAGCTGTCCACGAATCAGTCCGTCTGTAAAATGGCCTTTGACCCCTGAGGTCACTGAGGATGTTGATAGTGAGTGCTCGGATGAGAGCTGCGGCGAAATGAATTCAACTGATTGGTCAGATGAGGAGAAATCCATCTTCATTCGGGCCGTGTCATCTCATGGGAAAGATTTTCGTATGGTCTCTCATTGTGTCCGAACAAAATCTGCCAATCAGTGCAAGGTGTTCTTTAGCAAGGCTAGAAAGTCCCTTGGGTTGGATATGGTTCAGCTTGGCTCTGGAGCTGCATCAGGTGATGTTGATGGAGGTGGTAGTGACATCGAAGATGATTGTAATATGGGGACTTACTTGGGCACTAGCAACAACAGCTCAGAATACGAGACAAAGGAGACTTCCCCACCACCTCGCATGAAGTCTGATCATGAATCTGAGATTGTGGATATGGCTCCTGAAGTTAAAACATTCGAAGGGAATCAAGGACAATGCCCTCTTGATTCTACAACTGGTGAACTGGTTCTAGAGAATTCAGCTTTAGTTGCTCGTGGGGATGATAAGCCAGTTAAAGATGTCCAATATCCTCAAACTACAGCTGTTGCCTTGAATATGGAGTCCAGACGAGGGGCTAAAGAAGAAGTTCCAGACTGGCCAAATGAGGCTGAGAAGGGGGCTTTAGTTAAGGTCTCGAATGGCAATG GCCATGAAACATGCTGGAAGAAATTTGAGCTTTCTCATACCTCTGTTGATACACATTCTTCTACACAAACTTGTAAGAAGTTCAATACCCCAAAAGAGGCCAATGTTGGAATGTGTTCTGCTGAAAAATCTAGTGTCAGCTCGTTGCCACAGAATGGCCGCTTAGCATCCGTGGCTTCAACATCAATATTTTCAGTTCCTATTAAATACAGTGATACTCCAAACCGCAACGCTTTACTACCTGTTGAGGCTAATGGGAATGATGGAACACATCTTTCTAGCTACTCGTTGGGATCTTCCCAGATTCTCCAGGGGTACCCCCTTTCCTTGCAGACTATGAAAGGGACAAAGAGGGATGTCAGCTCTGCTCGTCATGGTGAACATTCGAATTCAGATTGGCATACAGATTTCTCACTTCAGAAGTGCAAGGAAGCAAGGAAGAATGATCTCTCGTTTCCACCTCCGGAACGAGTCAGGGATCGTTCAACTCCACCGCAATCAAGCTGCTCATCTGCTGGTGACAACAATCCTCCGAGAAAAGGTGATGTGAAATTGTTTGGTAAGATCTTATCATCTTCCCTGCAGAAACCCGTTGAACGAGCTGGTGAGAGTAGCAGCAGCCAGAATCAAAGACTCAAACTCATTTCCGAGCAGAAGGATTCTGCCCAGTCAAAGTTCGACTGCAATGGCTACGCTCCCCCTGAGAAGATGCCTGCTAGGAGATTCACGCTTTGGGATGGAAACAGGATACAGACAACACCGGTCCCTCCCATGCTGGATTCTGCTCGCCTGCTGGCCAAATACCCCTCTGCATTTAGCAATTTCATGCCATCTTCGTTGCATGGCCCCGTTGATGGCACTTCTGTTTTCCAAAGAAGAGAGATGTGCAGTAGCATTGGTGTGAAGCAGGTACAAGATGATACGCTGGCTGAAATGCAGAGAAGAAACACACTCAATGCAGCTGCAGGAACATCGTCGGGTGTTGGCATTGCTGGACAAGGAAGGATGATGTTTGGAGGTGAGTATCCTAACCTTACAGATCCAGTGGCGGCCATCAAAATGCACTATGCTAGGATGCAGGGAGGTAACATCGTCTTCGACACCGATGGTAGATGGATTAACAGTAGGGATGTAGGCAGGTAG
- the LOC125216466 gene encoding uncharacterized protein LOC125216466 isoform X1 yields MPPEPLPWDRRDFRKHDRSASAVAGGLGRGGIHKWRDQHQQQPHRNHHAPPPYHQQQQQRWYSDFRSLGQSKQGGWSMYSGDPGQGVAPFSSRFDRNLENERSQTFSTRGNGRYYKNNRGSFTRKEWKGPSWEAAVPHNSTGETITEVNNPRSIEYIQPCHNSSSRSDRVSHAPLDSISVSDQSLTESLVKEKVDNITDETTGKGQESEKENCLGPVELEPLKWSQVGSTCINHSTSSKSLGQDSIEVLTEVQLKNAIPSKSLTVDVSCDRSNSPTQSEDTGSRKKRRLGWGEGLAKYEKKKVDGPEDGTTKSESSISVVSTESPQSQSVNLVEKSARVERLLECASPATPSSVACSYSPDVLEEKSAKEANMDCDASNVSCSPSTASLSHYAGSPINLQNLELESITNLSSLINELLQPNDPCSAEYGDTQRISMDKLLVWKVDVLKALEITESEIESLETELKSSISHPAGPRTSVGEQQSKPCELLDTASRYGVGHAVSKDVDTDSPGSATSKFVDVPAIFSPEKEEFSEDSRNVDVDKSCNLDTKCLKNVSNSPESHGYVSSNVLTRNTIREDRDVGNIWGAILSSNRDASSRALEEINKLLPKQCRFDGSVDSFFSSLPSNSSAVKERFLKRKQFLQFKEKVLVLKFKVFQHFWKEGQVVSIKTLRGKTRKKFDPSRNGHKRHRSRVSSYAGGFQTVPADEVIDYVNNLLSQLAFKPNRNTLKMPALILDKNVKMSRFITNNGLVEDPFTVEKERSIINPWATEERVIFIKKLAAYGKDFRKIASFLDHKTVADCIEFYYKNHKSKWFEEARKNSGFIKQRKSQTTNYLVGSGKRRNREFNAASLDMLGAASEIVANIDKGMDVRQKGVSRSSLGGASSSCAPPRVVDHLLKGSDSKDMDNNDMETEAADVLAGICGSLSPETTSSSITSSVDLGDGYKDTSCPRISPSVKWPLTPEVTEDVDSECSDESCGEMNSTDWSDEEKSIFIRAVSSHGKDFRMVSHCVRTKSANQCKVFFSKARKSLGLDMVQLGSGAASGDVDGGGSDIEDDCNMGTYLGTSNNSSEYETKETSPPPRMKSDHESEIVDMAPEVKTFEGNQGQCPLDSTTGELVLENSALVARGDDKPVKDVQYPQTTAVALNMESRRGAKEEVPDWPNEAEKGALVKVSNGNGAEEKQCDVPLLPKVHLSDSTDVNDTGHETCWKKFELSHTSVDTHSSTQTCKKFNTPKEANVGMCSAEKSSVSSLPQNGRLASVASTSIFSVPIKYSDTPNRNALLPVEANGNDGTHLSSYSLGSSQILQGYPLSLQTMKGTKRDVSSARHGEHSNSDWHTDFSLQKCKEARKNDLSFPPPERVRDRSTPPQSSCSSAGDNNPPRKGDVKLFGKILSSSLQKPVERAGESSSSQNQRLKLISEQKDSAQSKFDCNGYAPPEKMPARRFTLWDGNRIQTTPVPPMLDSARLLAKYPSAFSNFMPSSLHGPVDGTSVFQRREMCSSIGVKQVQDDTLAEMQRRNTLNAAAGTSSGVGIAGQGRMMFGGEYPNLTDPVAAIKMHYARMQGGNIVFDTDGRWINSRDVGR; encoded by the exons ATGCCTCCGGAGCCATTGCCTTGGGATCGAAGGGATTTTCGGAAGCACGACAGATCCGCCTCTGCCGTCGCCGGAGGATTGGGCCGCGGCGGGATTCACAAATGGAGGGACCAGCACCAGCAGCAGCCGCACCGCAACCACCACGCTCCGCCTCCATATcatcagcagcagcagcagcggtGGTATTCTGATTTCCGCTCCCTTG GTCAGAGCAAGCAGGGTGGTTGGTCTATGTATTCTGGTGATCCTGGCCAAGGCGTTGCGCCTTTTAGTTCACGGTTTGATAGAAATTTGGAAAATGAACGTAGCCAAACCTTTAGCACCCGTGGTAATGGAAGGTATTATAAGAATAATAGGGGTTCCTTTACCCGGAAAGAGTGGAAAGGCCCCTCTTGGGAAGCTGCTGTACCACATAATTCAACTGGAGAAACTATCACTGAAGTAAACAACCCGAGGTCCATAGAATACATCCAACCATGCCACAATAGCAGCAGCAGAAGCGACAGGGTCTCTCATGCCCCGCTTGATTCTATAAGTGTATCAGATCAATCCCTAACTGAATCTCTCGTGAAGGAGAAAGTGGATAACATTACTGATGAGACGACTGGTAAAGGTCAAGAATCTGAAAAAGAGAACTGCTTGGGGCCAGTAGAGTTGGAACCTCTAAAGTGGAGCCAGGTGGGCAGTACATGTATCAATCATTCTACCAGCTCAAAGAGTCTAGGGCAGGATTCTATTGAGGTTCTGACTGAAGTGCAGCTGAAGAATGCAATTCCCAGCAAGTCTCTTACTGTAGATGTTTCTTGTGATAGATCAAATAGTCCCACCCAATCTGAAGATACTGGATCTAGGAAAAAAAGGCGCCTTGGTTGGGGTGAGGGACTGGCAAAGTATGAGAAGAAGAAAGTCGATGGCCCTGAAGATGGTACTACCAAAAGCGAATCCTCTATTAGTGTCGTTAGTACAGAATCACCTCAGTCTCAATCCGTCAACCTGGTTGAGAAGAGTGCAAGAGTTGAAAGATTGTTGGAGTGTGCCTCACCTGCTACTCCATCTTCGGTTGCTTGTAGTTATTCACCAG ATGTTCTCGAAGAAAAATCTGCCAAGGAGGCAAATATGGATTGTGATGCTAGTAATGTAAGCTGTTCTCCCAGTACTGCATCCCTGTCACACTATGCTGGTTCACCTattaacttacaaaatttGGAGCTTGAATCTATTACGAATTTGAGCTCTTTGATAAATGAATTACTACAGCCCAATGATCCATGTTCTGCAGAATATGGTGATACTCAAAGGATATCCATGGATAAGTTGTTGGTATGGAAGGTAGATGTATTGAAAGCACTTGAAATTACAGAATCTGAGATTGAGTCACTTGAAACGGAACTGAAGTCATCAATATCTCACCCAGCCGGTCCCAGGACATCGGTAGGAGAGCAGCAATCAAAACCTTGTGAATTGCTAGATACTGCTTCCAGATATGGTGTTGGGCATGCTGTGTCCAAAGATGTGGATACGGATAGCCCAGGCAGTGCTACGTCGAAATTTGTGGATGTGCCTGCCATCTTTTCACCtgagaaagaagaattttCAGAAGATTCTAGAAATGTGGATGTGGACAAATCTTGCAACTTGGATACGAAATGTTTGAAGAATGTTTCCAATTCTCCCGAAAGCCATGGGTATGTCAGTAGTAATGTACTTACTAGGAATACTATTCGTGAGGATCGCGACGTGGGCAATATTTGGGGCGCAATACTCTCTTCCAATAGGGATGCTTCCAGCAGAGCTTTGGAGGAGATAAATAAGTTACTGCCCAAACAGTGCCGTTTTGATGGTTCTGTTGattctttcttctcttctttgcCAAGCAATTCCTCTGCAGTTAAGGAAAGATTTCTAAAGAGGAAGCAATTTCTCCAGTTCAAGGAGAAGGTTTTGGTCCTCAAGTTTAAGGTATTTCAACATTTCTGGAAGGAAGGCCAAGTAGTTTCTATCAAGACACTTCGAGGGAAAACTCGGAAGAAGTTTGATCCAAGTCGAAATGGCCATAAAAGACATCGTTCTCGAGTTTCTTCTTATG CTGGAGGTTTTCAAACAGTTCCTGCCGATGAAGTGATCGACTACGTGAACAATTTGCTTTCACAGTTGGCATTCAAACCCAATAGGAATACTCTGAAGATGCCAGCTTTAATTTTGGACAAGAACGTGAAGATGTCAAGGTTTATCACAAACAATGGTCTTGTCGAAGATCCTTTTACTGTTGAAAAAGAAAGGTCTATCATTAACCCGTGGGCAACtgaagagagagtaatttttatcaaaaagcTTGCTGCCTACGGGAAGGATTTCAGGAAGATAGCATCTTTTCTGGATCATAAAACCGTGGCAGATTGCATCGAGTTCTATTACAAAAATCACAAGTCAAAATGGTTTGAGGAAGCTAGAAAGAATTCCGGCTTCATCAAGCAAAGAAAATCCCAAACAACAAATTACCTTGTTGGTTCGGGGAAAAGAAGGAATCGTGAGTTCAATGCTGCTTCTCTTGATATGTTGGGTGCAGCTTCTGAGATTGTGGCTAACATTGATAAGGGCATGGATGTCCGGCAGAAAGGCGTATCAAGATCCTCTCTTGGTGGTGCATCTAGTTCTTGCGCCCCCCCTAGGGTCGTTGATCATCTGTTGAAGGGGTCTGACAGTAAGGATATGGACAACAATGATATGGAGACAGAAGCTGCTGATGTGTTAGCTGGCATTTGTGGCTCCTTATCGCCTGAGACTACGAGTTCTTCCATCACAAGTTCTGTTGACCTTGGTGACGGTTACAAAGATACGAGCTGTCCACGAATCAGTCCGTCTGTAAAATGGCCTTTGACCCCTGAGGTCACTGAGGATGTTGATAGTGAGTGCTCGGATGAGAGCTGCGGCGAAATGAATTCAACTGATTGGTCAGATGAGGAGAAATCCATCTTCATTCGGGCCGTGTCATCTCATGGGAAAGATTTTCGTATGGTCTCTCATTGTGTCCGAACAAAATCTGCCAATCAGTGCAAGGTGTTCTTTAGCAAGGCTAGAAAGTCCCTTGGGTTGGATATGGTTCAGCTTGGCTCTGGAGCTGCATCAGGTGATGTTGATGGAGGTGGTAGTGACATCGAAGATGATTGTAATATGGGGACTTACTTGGGCACTAGCAACAACAGCTCAGAATACGAGACAAAGGAGACTTCCCCACCACCTCGCATGAAGTCTGATCATGAATCTGAGATTGTGGATATGGCTCCTGAAGTTAAAACATTCGAAGGGAATCAAGGACAATGCCCTCTTGATTCTACAACTGGTGAACTGGTTCTAGAGAATTCAGCTTTAGTTGCTCGTGGGGATGATAAGCCAGTTAAAGATGTCCAATATCCTCAAACTACAGCTGTTGCCTTGAATATGGAGTCCAGACGAGGGGCTAAAGAAGAAGTTCCAGACTGGCCAAATGAGGCTGAGAAGGGGGCTTTAGTTAAGGTCTCGAATGGCAATGGTGCTGAAGAAAAACAATGTGACGTACCTCTTTTACCCAAAGTTCATTTATCTGATTCTACTGATGTTAATGACACAGGCCATGAAACATGCTGGAAGAAATTTGAGCTTTCTCATACCTCTGTTGATACACATTCTTCTACACAAACTTGTAAGAAGTTCAATACCCCAAAAGAGGCCAATGTTGGAATGTGTTCTGCTGAAAAATCTAGTGTCAGCTCGTTGCCACAGAATGGCCGCTTAGCATCCGTGGCTTCAACATCAATATTTTCAGTTCCTATTAAATACAGTGATACTCCAAACCGCAACGCTTTACTACCTGTTGAGGCTAATGGGAATGATGGAACACATCTTTCTAGCTACTCGTTGGGATCTTCCCAGATTCTCCAGGGGTACCCCCTTTCCTTGCAGACTATGAAAGGGACAAAGAGGGATGTCAGCTCTGCTCGTCATGGTGAACATTCGAATTCAGATTGGCATACAGATTTCTCACTTCAGAAGTGCAAGGAAGCAAGGAAGAATGATCTCTCGTTTCCACCTCCGGAACGAGTCAGGGATCGTTCAACTCCACCGCAATCAAGCTGCTCATCTGCTGGTGACAACAATCCTCCGAGAAAAGGTGATGTGAAATTGTTTGGTAAGATCTTATCATCTTCCCTGCAGAAACCCGTTGAACGAGCTGGTGAGAGTAGCAGCAGCCAGAATCAAAGACTCAAACTCATTTCCGAGCAGAAGGATTCTGCCCAGTCAAAGTTCGACTGCAATGGCTACGCTCCCCCTGAGAAGATGCCTGCTAGGAGATTCACGCTTTGGGATGGAAACAGGATACAGACAACACCGGTCCCTCCCATGCTGGATTCTGCTCGCCTGCTGGCCAAATACCCCTCTGCATTTAGCAATTTCATGCCATCTTCGTTGCATGGCCCCGTTGATGGCACTTCTGTTTTCCAAAGAAGAGAGATGTGCAGTAGCATTGGTGTGAAGCAGGTACAAGATGATACGCTGGCTGAAATGCAGAGAAGAAACACACTCAATGCAGCTGCAGGAACATCGTCGGGTGTTGGCATTGCTGGACAAGGAAGGATGATGTTTGGAGGTGAGTATCCTAACCTTACAGATCCAGTGGCGGCCATCAAAATGCACTATGCTAGGATGCAGGGAGGTAACATCGTCTTCGACACCGATGGTAGATGGATTAACAGTAGGGATGTAGGCAGGTAG
- the LOC125216337 gene encoding serine carboxypeptidase-like 27: MGGSVICAICFLLLNTLVGICHSLSSVDQEHDRITYLPGQPQNVGFNQYSGYVTVNEQNGRALFYWLTEAPKDRGPDSRPLVLWLNGGPGCSSVAYGAAEEIGPFRINSDGRTLFLNPYAWNKLANLLFLESPAGVGFSYSNTTSDLYTVGDQRTAEDAYTFLVNWLERFPQYKHREFYIAGESYAGHYVPQLSQLVYERNKGVQNPVLNFKGFMVGNAVTDDHHDYIGTFEYWWTHGLISDSTYKILQKTCDTGSATHPSSDCVRSLNLADREMGNIDPYSIYTPPCNNTSALRRRLRGHYPWMSRAYDPCTERYSQIYFNHLDVQKAMHANVTRLSYPWQTCSDVVGNYWTDSPLSMLPIYQELKSAGIRIWVFSGDTDSVVPVTATRYSIDALNLPTLSKWYPWYDNKKVGGWSQIYDGLTLVTVTGAGHEVPLHRPRQAFILFRSFLENKAMPT; this comes from the exons atggGGGGTTCAGTAATCTGTGCAATTTGCTTcttgttgttgaatactttaGTGGGAATTTGCCACTCTTTGTCTAGTGTAGATCAAGAACATGATAGGATAACATACTTGCCTGGGCAGCCACAAAATGTTGGATTCAACCAGTATTCTGGCTATGTGACTGTGAATGAGCAAAATGGGAGGGCACTTTTTTACTGGCTGACAGAGGCTCCTAAGGATAGAGGCCCTGATTCAAGGCCACTGGTTTTGTGGCTCAATGGGGGCCCTGGTTGCTCTTCTGTAGCTTATGGGGCTGCGGAAGAGATCGGCCCTTTTCGGATTAATTCGGATGGGAGAACCCTCTTCCTCAACCCTTATGCTTGGAACAAAT TGGCTAATTTGCTCTTTCTGGAGTCACCTGCTGGTGTTGGATTTTCGTATTCGAATACTACATCTGATTTGTATACTGTTGGTGACCAAAGAACTG CCGAAGACGCATACACCTTTTTGGTCAACTGGTTGGAGAGGTTTCCACAATACAAACATAGAGAGTTTTACATTGCTGGGGAGAGCTATGCAG GGCATTATGTTCCTCAGCTCTCTCAACTCGTATACGAAAGAAACAAGGGAGTTCAGAATCCAGTTCTGAACTTTAAAGGATTCATG GTGGGGAACGCTGTCACTGATGATCACCACGATTACATTGGCACGTTTGAGTATTGGTGGACTCACGGCTTGATTTCAGATTCAACTTACAAAATTCTGCAGAAAACATGTGACACTGGATCTGCGACTCATCCTTCAAGCGACTGCGTTAGGTCTCTTAATCTAGCCGACAGGGAGATGGGGAACATTGATCCTTACAGCATTTACACTCCCCCTTGCAATAACACTTCTGCACTCAGACGCCGTTTAAGGGGTCACTAT CCGTGGATGTCTAGAGCATATGATCCTTGCACCGAGAGGTACTCCCAGATCTACTTCAATCACCTTGATGTTCAGAAAGCAATGCACGCCAACGTGACAAGGCTCTCGTATCCATGGCAGACGTGCAG TGATGTAGTCGGTAATTACTGGACCGATTCCCCTCTGTCCATGCTTCCGATTTATCAAGAGCTAAAATCAGCCGGCATCCGGATTTGGGTATTCAG TGGGGATACTGATTCGGTCGTTCCAGTCACTGCAACGCGCTACTCAATCGATGCTTTGAACCTTCCGACTCTATCAAAGTGGTATCCTTGGTATGATAACAAAAAG GTTGGTGGATGGAGCCAAATATACGACGGATTGACTCTTGTAACAGTGACCGGAGCAGGGCATGAGGTGCCCTTGCATCGCCCCCGACAAGCATTCATCCTCTTCCGATCGTTCCTTGAGAACAAGGCAATGCCTAcctaa